In one Steroidobacteraceae bacterium genomic region, the following are encoded:
- a CDS encoding acetyl-CoA C-acetyltransferase yields the protein MPVDAFIYDAIRTPRGKGKASGALHEVKPISLVVGLLNALKERNALDTSRVDDVVMGCVSPLNDQGSVLPRFAVLAADWSQSVAGVQLNRFCASGLEAVNMAAMKVASGWEDLVVAGGVESMSRVPMGSDGGAWSDDPETNFKTGFVPQGVGADLIATLEGFSRDDVDGFALRSQQKAAHAAASGYFSRSLVPVRDINGLAVLDQDEYIRADTTLAGLATLKPAFKSLGDAGLEAVVKMRYPMVESINYVHTAGNSSGIVDGAALVLIGNSQVGKELGLKPRARIVATAVVGSEPTIMLTGPVPATEKVLAKAGLKIDDIDLFELNEAFASVVMRFQKHLGVTDEKMNVNGGAIAMGHPLGATGAMILGTCLDELERRKKRFGLVTLCVGGGMGIATIIERV from the coding sequence ATGCCCGTAGACGCATTCATTTACGACGCGATCCGCACGCCACGCGGCAAAGGCAAGGCGAGCGGAGCATTGCACGAGGTCAAACCCATTAGCCTGGTCGTGGGTCTGCTCAACGCACTCAAGGAGCGCAATGCGCTCGATACGTCCAGGGTAGATGATGTGGTGATGGGCTGCGTCAGTCCACTCAACGATCAAGGTTCCGTGCTGCCCCGTTTCGCGGTGCTTGCTGCGGATTGGTCCCAGTCGGTGGCAGGCGTGCAGTTGAATCGCTTCTGCGCCTCTGGACTCGAAGCGGTCAACATGGCGGCAATGAAAGTCGCCTCCGGCTGGGAGGACCTGGTCGTCGCCGGCGGTGTCGAATCCATGTCGCGCGTGCCGATGGGATCGGATGGCGGCGCCTGGTCGGATGATCCCGAGACCAATTTCAAGACCGGATTCGTTCCGCAGGGTGTTGGCGCCGATCTCATTGCAACACTCGAAGGGTTCAGCCGCGACGACGTCGACGGCTTCGCGCTGCGCTCGCAACAGAAGGCCGCACACGCGGCGGCAAGCGGCTATTTCTCCCGTTCGCTGGTGCCCGTCAGGGACATCAACGGCCTCGCCGTACTCGATCAGGACGAATACATCCGCGCCGACACGACCCTGGCTGGTTTGGCGACCCTGAAGCCCGCCTTCAAATCACTCGGAGATGCTGGACTCGAAGCCGTGGTGAAAATGCGCTACCCCATGGTCGAATCGATCAACTACGTGCACACGGCCGGCAACTCCTCCGGAATCGTCGACGGTGCCGCCCTGGTGCTGATCGGCAACTCCCAAGTCGGCAAGGAGCTTGGCCTCAAGCCGCGCGCGCGCATCGTCGCTACTGCAGTCGTGGGGAGCGAGCCGACCATCATGCTGACCGGCCCGGTGCCGGCGACAGAAAAGGTGCTCGCCAAGGCCGGCCTCAAGATCGATGACATCGACTTGTTCGAACTCAATGAGGCGTTTGCATCCGTGGTGATGCGATTCCAGAAACATCTCGGCGTGACGGACGAGAAGATGAATGTGAACGGCGGCGCCATTGCCATGGGGCATCCGCTCGGCGCGACGGGCGCCATGATCCTCGGCACCTGTCTCGATGAACTCGAGCGCCGCAAGAAGCGTTTTGGGCTCGTAACGTTATGCGTCGGTGGCGGCATGGGTATTGCCACCATTATCGAGCGCGTGTGA
- a CDS encoding SDR family oxidoreductase — translation MNDPFDLSGRVALITGGGTGLGRHAAQVLANAGAAVVLCARRTDKLEATAAEIRDSGARATCAAMDVTDAAQIAAAFNAAEALGTASIIVNNAGAVADRQLLDVDESDWDRVLSTNLKGPWLVAREGARRLVAANQPGTIINIASALAWAVQKGTGPYSASKAALVHLTRVMAIEWARYQIRVNAIAPGYFASDLAADFLATEQAHAMIKRIPQRRIGELTDLTGAILLLASNASNYMTGSTITVDGGHSVPTF, via the coding sequence TTGAACGATCCTTTCGATCTATCCGGCCGGGTCGCACTGATTACCGGCGGCGGCACGGGCCTCGGGCGCCACGCCGCGCAAGTGCTGGCGAACGCGGGCGCCGCTGTCGTTCTATGCGCGCGGCGGACCGACAAGCTGGAAGCGACTGCCGCAGAAATCCGCGACAGCGGGGCCAGGGCGACCTGCGCAGCGATGGATGTGACCGACGCCGCGCAGATTGCAGCCGCGTTCAACGCAGCGGAGGCTCTTGGAACCGCCTCGATCATCGTCAACAACGCTGGCGCAGTTGCCGATCGGCAGTTGCTCGACGTCGATGAATCGGACTGGGACCGCGTGCTGTCCACCAACCTGAAAGGTCCTTGGTTGGTAGCCCGCGAAGGCGCGCGACGACTGGTGGCCGCAAATCAGCCCGGTACGATCATCAATATCGCTTCCGCTCTTGCATGGGCCGTACAGAAAGGGACCGGTCCCTATTCGGCGTCGAAGGCGGCACTGGTTCATCTGACACGCGTGATGGCCATCGAATGGGCGCGCTACCAGATACGGGTGAACGCCATCGCTCCGGGCTATTTCGCGTCTGATCTCGCGGCGGACTTTCTGGCGACGGAACAGGCGCATGCCATGATCAAGCGCATACCGCAACGGCGTATCGGTGAACTCACGGATCTTACCGGTGCAATTCTGCTGCTGGCATCGAATGCGTCGAATTACATGACGGGCTCGACGATCACAGTCGACGGCGGGCATTCCGTGCCAACGTTTTAA